In a single window of the Candidatus Methylomirabilota bacterium genome:
- a CDS encoding aspartate aminotransferase family protein: MTEHREPGPRSRAIVERERRVAAAGMQGFALYAGLAMARGQGTTLVDEDGQEYIDFIAGISVGSVGHCHPHYVEALKRQVEKLTFGSFTTETRTRFLETLASLTPEGLTRIQMFSGGAEAVEAALRLAKAATGKREVIGFWGGFHGKTGGVLGLLGSDFKHHLGPFLPGQHLTPYADCYRCPLRLTYPDCGIACADYVRDVIRHQTGGEIAAIIVEPVQGTAGNIVPPEGFLRAIQQIAKEAGALLICDEMITGIGRTGSMWGSDHDQVVPDIMTVGKGVGGGFPLSAVVSTEELTSKKPWSNPSASSSSYGGNPLAAAAGLASLEIILKENLVKNADRVGAVMLKRLEALKEKYRVVGEVRGRGLLLGIELVKDRRTKEPLGKDVTQALYKECLRRGLAAMTYSATVRINPPLVISEETALAGLAILDEALEAVVREHRLQ; this comes from the coding sequence ATGACCGAGCATCGCGAGCCCGGCCCGCGCTCCCGGGCCATCGTCGAGCGCGAGCGCCGCGTCGCCGCCGCGGGCATGCAGGGCTTCGCCCTCTACGCGGGCCTGGCCATGGCGCGCGGGCAGGGCACTACCCTGGTGGACGAGGACGGGCAGGAGTACATCGATTTCATCGCGGGCATCTCCGTGGGCTCGGTCGGCCACTGCCACCCGCACTACGTCGAGGCGCTCAAGCGCCAGGTGGAGAAGCTCACCTTCGGCAGCTTCACCACGGAGACGAGGACGCGCTTCCTCGAGACCCTCGCCTCCCTCACCCCGGAAGGGCTCACCCGCATCCAGATGTTCTCGGGCGGCGCGGAAGCCGTGGAGGCCGCGCTCCGGCTCGCCAAAGCGGCCACGGGCAAGCGCGAGGTCATCGGCTTCTGGGGCGGCTTCCACGGCAAGACGGGTGGGGTGCTCGGCCTGCTCGGCAGCGACTTCAAGCATCATCTGGGGCCGTTTCTCCCGGGCCAGCACCTGACGCCGTACGCGGACTGCTATCGCTGCCCGCTTCGCCTGACCTATCCCGACTGCGGCATCGCGTGCGCCGACTATGTCCGCGACGTCATCCGACACCAGACGGGTGGGGAGATCGCCGCCATCATCGTCGAGCCCGTCCAGGGCACGGCCGGTAACATCGTCCCGCCCGAGGGCTTTCTCCGTGCCATCCAGCAGATCGCCAAGGAGGCGGGGGCGCTCCTGATCTGCGACGAGATGATCACGGGCATCGGACGGACGGGCTCCATGTGGGGCTCCGACCACGACCAGGTCGTGCCCGACATCATGACGGTAGGCAAGGGCGTGGGCGGAGGCTTTCCCCTCTCCGCCGTCGTCTCGACGGAGGAGCTCACGAGCAAGAAGCCCTGGTCGAACCCGAGCGCGTCCTCGTCGAGCTACGGCGGCAACCCGCTGGCCGCGGCGGCGGGGCTCGCCTCTCTCGAGATCATCCTCAAGGAGAACCTCGTCAAGAACGCGGACCGGGTGGGCGCCGTCATGCTCAAGCGGCTCGAGGCCCTGAAGGAGAAGTACCGCGTGGTGGGCGAGGTCCGGGGCCGCGGCCTCCTCCTGGGCATCGAGCTCGTGAAGGACCGCCGGACCAAGGAGCCGCTCGGCAAGGATGTCACGCAGGCTCTCTACAAGGAATGCCTGCGCCGCGGGCTCGCCGCCATGACCTACTCGGCCACCGTGCGCATCAACCCGCCCCTCGTCATCAGCGAAGAGACCGCTCTGGCCGGGCTCGCGATCCTCGACGAAGCCCTGGAGGCCGTCGTCCGCGAGCATCGGCTCCAGTAG